In Perca fluviatilis chromosome 19, GENO_Pfluv_1.0, whole genome shotgun sequence, the genomic window ttcatttcacagagaaagagagaaatctACGCGTCTGACAAATGCAGCACTTTTGACCACAGAGATCTTTTGGCCTGCAGTATAgcaaaatcaatacatttacGGTATTTTCTCGGAGTTCAGACGTTCATATTTGTTGGATACAGGTGCAGCAAAATCACCTTAGGGTCAAGTGGAATGTTGCAAGACAAGATGAACATCGAtgaaacagacacattttataATCCAACCATTAATTATTTGCTACATTACATCACATATCCATGATCGGAAAGGAGCTGGATGAAGACAAACATATTTTACCAGCCCCTTGCATACAAACAGAAATGGATAGACTGTCGGCCAGTTAACAGTCagttttgcagagaaaagagaaagagactcTCGGAAGGTTGCAGAGTGCAACTCCTCGCCAACGGACAATAGCACATTAACCTAATTCACCTTTAGTGCCCTTAAATTCATGTCACCTATAAATCTGACCAAGGCTAAGCCGTTTTCCCCCATTTACATAATTCAGGGGTTCACTTAGTGAGGAGGACACTCAGAACCAAGGCTTATTATTCAAATCATTCCTGTGCTGATGAGTTTAATTTTGGACAACTGCCTAATGGGAAACATTTGTTACATATTTATGATTCAGAAGAAATAGCTGAGCCGTGACCAGGTCACACAGTGTGACGTTTAAGGGTTGTTATTGTTTGattttaaagggacagtctTTGTTGGTAAAACTTAATCACGTCTGACAAATGGAGGCCTCTCACACCAAAGGTGACCAGTGGTTTTATGGGGGAAATAGGCCGGTACGGGTCCAGATAAACGTACAGATAATAGACGGttaacacaaaatgcaattttgCAATTTAGTGTCTACCTTCTAGTTCTAGTTTTGTTTCTGCTTCCCCTCCAGGTATTGGTGTCGTTACGCCGGTAAACCCGACCTGTGCCCGGCCTACGGGGTGAAGTCCAGCCAGTACTGGAAGCAGCTGGTGGGGAAGCTGAAGAAGAGGCACAACGCCTGCGAAGGAGAGAAAGTCCTGAAGGCTAAAACCTGCAAGAAGGCTCCGGCTGAGGCCCACATGAAGCTCGCCCAACGCagcggagaggaggagaggaagggcgGGAAGGAAGGAGGCAAGAAGAGAGGACCAGCGGCCAGTAAGGGCTCCGACGCAGGGAAGGCCGaggggaggaagaagaaggaggaagaggatgaggaggagaagaagaagagggaggagaggactGGGTTTGAGGACGAAGAAGGAGTGCTGAACGACATGGCGCCGGCACAGAGTTACTGCAACGAGGGATGGCACTCCGTCTGCTCCTTCTTTGTCAAGTTCTTTGAGGGTTGATTTGGAAATTACGAAGGAAACGCAGAGCTCAGTTTTTGATACATGATGGTGCAAGTTCACAATttcaaaaaagtgttttttatttttatttttttattgtacgGGAAACACCAGGCAGCTCATTAGAAAAGATCAGTCTtatataaagtacttgaaagcaatactaaaagtgtaaaagtacaagtatcttaccagaaaattactttggtagaagttaaaatcaccttttagaatatcacttgagtaaaagtcttaaaagtatctgatatttactgtacttgagtatcaaaagtaatttgttGTATGTACTTAATTATAGAAAATAaattgattatgaactttattgtggcttccttTACAGTAAAGCGTTATAGCCAGGGTCTCCACACCTTCttaaacatcaaattcaaagtctgacaccaacaaagagaaaaacagaaacagaattttCATTTTTGGCGAGGAAGTATCTTTCACTCCAACGTAccaaaacatttcttgcaaatacAGCCACAGGTGTGTAACGTTACGTTCACCGCTGTATCGCAGTAAAAGTTTACATTTGATGTAGGAactgtatcggagtaaaagtgaaagtttccagaaatataaataacaaagttCAGATAGATTAAATTTCTACTTGAGtccagtaacaaagtatttgtactttataacattacaacactggtAAAGATAGTTTGGTTTTAAACAAATAAGTGGAGTCTAGATTTGGTCATGAAACAAAACACTTTGTTAACAAATTGAGCCACCTTGCATCGAATGTGCAACGTTATAGTGAAGCGACAATTAATACCTGGCAAtctgaattaaataaaaccattaaatcaaaaatcaaTACTGAATAAAAAGCCACAATTCATTATTAATGTTCCTTGTCCCAGTGCCCATCTGCTGGGGAGCGTGcctgtgttcccacagccctatgttctgacatttctaagattcttttccaaaattaggccctatgttcccacatttcctttttcatgaatttgtatcagattgtatccccctttctcccaatttggtagccaattacacccaacctattatccagtagcaatggactacagatggaatgtaaccctaacatagggtctaattttaagaaacatcttaaaaatgtgggaacatagggctgtgggaacatagggcctaattttcagtgaaaaaaaaaatcttagaaatgtgggaacataggcccgtgggaccattgggctgtgggaacatagggctgaccccatcTGCTGATGTAAAACCTCAGCGGAGGGAACAGATGGAACGAACCAATCTGTTACTATTTGTCTTCAGTTTGTGTTAATTATCCACGTTTAGCTTCTGGATGTGTTCTGTCGAGTAAAGTTGGTTGTAGTTTTCCTCTCTAGAAATCATTCAAATCGTTCAATCAGATGAAACTGAAAAGTTGAAACTGTTGAAACTTTGTAATGTTTGACTAACAAATAAAATAGTGTCTTGGTGAACAATCAATGATCATCACTGATGATCGTAGTGATTACTAGATGGatagtttatttttgtgtgaTGTGTAACCACTATTTTCTACAAACTTTGTGTAACTGTTCTGTGAAAAACAATCGGTTGGATGTGATTTGTGGCAGATTAGACTCGTGCagcaatttcatttttatattttttaaagactttttaacACTGTTTCTGGAACAAAATGCTTCAAAtaaactaatgttttttttcagttctaCCATGTCATTTACAACACCCACACATTCACATTAGATGAGCAATATTATAAATGGATAAATTGTGGTGATATCTTGGCAATAACAGGATGAAACTTTACAgagggttcgtatgatatcctcAGTGgtaagtaaagtacctcaaaatttgcacttaagtacagtactggagtaaatgtatgTTATGTATCTACAGTACTGGAGAAAatgtagttacattccaccactggatagCCTACAAATTTACGGCGACCGCCGGCCGGTCACATGACCGTTAAGTTaagcggtctttacagttaaatttagccaaggaaaggtgactgtgagtcgGGTAATTTCAGCGGCCgttacagttgagtttagcagACAAAAGTTGACCGTCATGTGttgacgacagttaagtttagacaccaaaacgactagttaaagctacagtgtgtagtttgtcgcccccatgaggaattctaaataatgacaacactgtcagcgcatccacatgatacaagccttccatgatcaCGCACCACCCAtaccccctcctccacacagttgctagtagccaaggaggacacggaggattaaaaaaacatgatggactcttcagaagaggtcattatcttcacttgaggtTCTGCgagggaaagtcaccggacgacacaatcttctgaacatagccatgctgagagatccagagagagttgtgtggagctgatagtcttaattggctttgtagcaactcatttggcgatggcttgaatgtaacggacattgaTTAATACAAAAAAGTTAGGCACTAAAGCTTTAGGATTAGAAAAAAACTTGTGGTTTGGGTTATAACACCGGTCCCCCTTAAATAGTATTCCCAGGACACAAACACCTGTtacctgggtgaaagtcttgtgctcatattgtgctttttggctttccccctttcctttattgtgttatatatcttttttgtgcacattataggtttacaaagtgaatccaccccaaaaaaaagtccaccccaaaggggcttaccatctccaacaaacactgttcacaaactgctccaaacagctctgttgtagtccagcctttacttcagagacaaacgttcgtcactttgtaacacgttataatgctcgcctagctgctagcgtggcacgccctcatactctgcttctgactggctagtagtccttacctagctactgcgactcccaacaaagatggaacagaagtgagatgcctcactctgtagctaaaacattgagctcaacacacagggtgaaaagaggagctgcagcaatgtgcagtacaacaaaaaaatgtaaaccatgtaaacctattctggtacaacctctaaatacaattaggaACCTGAAAGTGAGcaaaatatgagcactttaacttcTTCTGGGACATGAACTCCGCTCCCCTGCTTGATCTCCTGTCTACGTGGAGCTTTATGGTTTATTCATTGTGGTTCATACAGTAATAAAAACGTGGAATAGaaacaaattacagtgcattacttcagctgtacgaatggttcatcaGAACGGCCCGAAGTATTTGATTTTGGATATGTTGGTATTATAAGGTATTTGTAGTAGGGTTCTCATGTTAAAAGTTGTGATATGTCAGTTCAATAACTTTAAAGACATCCCAGGAAATAATGAGAAGGTTCCAGAAAGAAACAGAACAGTTCTGTATTTcgtgaggtttttttttttcttctgtcaaCCCAATCTGTGCACCATTCAGGGGAAACCTCTCAGGCATAGCAACATTTCAGGTATTTCATTGTTCTTTCTCATAAAGTTATAAATTATGGATGAGGAGCAGTTGTTAAGAGTCAACCAGTGTGTCCtttccctgttttttttcttcactttctgcctctctctctctctctctctctctctgtctttctgtctcacaTTGATGCATCGGTCCTCATCTTTCTGTTCATATTCCAGTTATCACACGCAGTATTGCAGCATAGCAGTAAAGACAGGaggaaacagtggaaaaaggaaaaaagagagaggaaatgacaaGTGACTGAAAGAGGTATAGAGCACCACTCTTGCACAACCTTGTGAGTCACTGTAgctgcacttttttttatgttcttcactGAATGGCTGCAAATTGCTGCCTGTAAATGGTTGTGCTCTCTGAAGTGAAAAGAAACAGCTTGAAAAAGATAAACAACTTACAAGGTTAAGAAAGGTTCCACACAAAACAGATCGATGTGTGATTCATGCAGTGTAACAACGCCAACCTTTAGAGAAACCTCCCACAGTTACAATGGGTGTTTAAACATTCTCCTTTACTGTGGAACTGATGTTGTCTTCTTTGGGAGTAGAGCATCCTTACACAGGACAAAGTGGTCAAAGGCTTCAGGGTCCCcctgctgtgattggctcatcTTGGGGGAAGAAAATAACAGCATCGGTCGTTTCAGCAAATACTCCAAAACAACGTTTACGTTCAAGTGACAGTAAAGacctagggccctattttaacggtctaagcgcatggcgtgaagtgcctggtgcaggtgtgtttagggcgtgtccaaatccacttttgctagtttgacggcggaaaaaaggggtccgtgccgggcgcctggtcctaaagggttgtccttagtgtcttcattaatcagaggtgtgttttgggcgtaacatgcaatcaaccaatcggagatcatctcccattcatcaaccaatcagagatcatctcccattccctttaataGCCAGGtgtgtttggaccttggagcattgctgttatgatggaggatttgcaccctaatatttttatcagaatcagaatcagaaatactttaataatcccagggggaaattgtttttacatcaattatttgtaatcttttgcatgtgtgagtgctgctgtgcgtccctgtgtgtgtaacaagcatagtgtgtgtgttctgtgcacaagcctaggagcattttactaa contains:
- the fgfbp3 gene encoding fibroblast growth factor-binding protein 2, whose protein sequence is MSLLPCSFVFVLLLCLPVLAEAKRQPGEGKPDKPRQPPPSPPPAAKRPRNRSVPGSGELSTKEGHRCTWQTSGEGLVSLLVNCSTETLGEPQRYWCRYAGKPDLCPAYGVKSSQYWKQLVGKLKKRHNACEGEKVLKAKTCKKAPAEAHMKLAQRSGEEERKGGKEGGKKRGPAASKGSDAGKAEGRKKKEEEDEEEKKKREERTGFEDEEGVLNDMAPAQSYCNEGWHSVCSFFVKFFEG